One part of the Buchnera aphidicola (Ceratovacuna keduensis) genome encodes these proteins:
- a CDS encoding signal recognition particle receptor subunit alpha has product MFKNIKENFKKIIEKISGSGIITEKNIKETIREIRKSFLESDVPIKIIKIFIEKIKKKAIGKKINKSFTPGQELINIIQKEMISEFGENPNFINLSTKIPAIILIVGLQGMGKTTSVVKIANFIKNKYKKKVGTFSLDIKRPAAIEQLKFLSKLAKIDFLDVHNKKKYNKILKFGIEEAKKKMYDCIVVDTAGRLHINKKMMNDLKNFQKFLNPIETLLVCDAMIGQDSIKIIKTFKKYVKITGIVLTKTDSDARCGIALSANIITKKPIKFLCNGEKIDKIKIFDPKQIVNKIIGMEDVTSLIKKINLKIKKDKYISNKNKINKNNTFNLNNFLEQIDQLNKIGGIEKIIDKIPFKYVKKNEKLKNLNNSLVKNFKTIILSMTKEERKNPKIIKGSRKKRIALGSGSTVQQVNILLQKFNNVKKMMKKIKRNGIKNFFKNFFTKKIF; this is encoded by the coding sequence ATGTTTAAAAATATAAAAGAAAATTTTAAAAAAATTATAGAAAAAATATCTGGATCAGGAATAATTACAGAAAAAAATATAAAAGAAACCATAAGAGAAATAAGAAAATCTTTTTTAGAATCAGATGTTCCAATTAAAATAATCAAAATTTTTATAGAAAAAATAAAAAAAAAAGCTATAGGAAAAAAAATAAACAAAAGTTTTACACCAGGTCAAGAATTAATAAATATTATACAAAAAGAAATGATTTCAGAATTTGGAGAAAATCCTAATTTTATAAATTTATCCACAAAAATTCCAGCTATTATATTAATAGTGGGATTACAAGGAATGGGTAAAACCACTAGTGTAGTAAAAATTGCAAATTTTATAAAAAATAAATATAAAAAAAAAGTTGGTACATTTTCTTTAGATATAAAAAGACCTGCAGCAATAGAACAACTTAAATTTTTATCAAAATTAGCAAAAATAGATTTTTTAGATGTTCATAATAAAAAAAAATATAATAAAATATTAAAATTTGGAATAGAAGAAGCAAAAAAAAAAATGTATGATTGTATAGTTGTAGACACAGCTGGTAGATTACATATAAATAAAAAAATGATGAATGATTTAAAAAATTTTCAAAAATTTTTAAATCCTATAGAAACTTTATTAGTATGTGATGCTATGATAGGTCAAGATTCTATAAAAATAATAAAAACTTTTAAAAAATATGTAAAAATAACAGGAATAGTATTAACTAAAACAGATAGTGATGCAAGATGTGGTATTGCTCTTTCAGCTAATATAATAACAAAAAAACCAATAAAATTTTTATGTAATGGAGAAAAAATAGATAAAATAAAAATATTTGATCCTAAACAAATAGTTAATAAAATAATAGGAATGGAAGATGTAACATCTTTAATAAAAAAAATAAATCTTAAAATAAAAAAAGATAAATATATTTCGAATAAAAATAAAATAAATAAAAATAATACTTTTAATTTAAATAATTTTTTAGAACAAATTGATCAATTAAATAAGATAGGAGGAATAGAAAAAATAATAGATAAGATACCTTTTAAATATGTAAAAAAAAATGAAAAATTAAAAAATTTAAATAATTCTTTAGTAAAAAATTTTAAAACAATAATACTTTCTATGACCAAAGAAGAAAGAAAAAATCCTAAAATAATAAAAGGATCAAGAAAAAAAAGAATAGCTTTAGGATCTGGATCAACAGTTCAACAAGTTAATATATTATTACAAAAATTTAATAATGTAAAAAAAATGATGAAAAAAATAAAAAGAAATGGTATAAAGAATTTTTTTAAAAACTTTTTTACAAAGAAAATTTTTTAA
- the rpsP gene encoding 30S ribosomal protein S16, whose translation MIKIRLSRKGSKKKPFYKIIVSDVRFPQNGRFIEKIGHYNPINKNLKKNFYISEERTKFWLKRGAIFSKRVKSIIKKNKLCL comes from the coding sequence ATGATAAAAATAAGACTTTCAAGAAAAGGATCTAAAAAAAAACCATTTTATAAAATTATAGTTTCTGATGTAAGATTTCCTCAAAACGGTAGATTTATAGAAAAAATAGGACATTATAATCCTATAAATAAAAATTTAAAAAAAAATTTTTATATTTCAGAAGAAAGAACAAAATTTTGGTTAAAAAGAGGTGCTATATTTTCAAAAAGAGTAAAAAGTATAATAAAGAAAAATAAATTATGCTTATAA
- the rimM gene encoding ribosome maturation factor RimM (Essential for efficient processing of 16S rRNA), translating into MLITGKIIKSYGILGWLEIVSFTENKETIFKYSPLYIYINKKYEVIKIEKWKKNKKKILIKIFDITNRTKSQKFVKKNIFIKNSSLPKLGNNEYYWKDIIKCKIFNEENIYLGKINKIIDIKTYDILVIKTNKKQIKKKEILIPFIIKKYIKNVDLYKKKIIIKNYSHFV; encoded by the coding sequence ATGCTTATAACTGGTAAAATAATAAAATCATATGGAATTTTAGGTTGGTTAGAAATAGTTTCTTTTACAGAAAATAAAGAAACAATATTTAAATATTCTCCATTATATATATATATAAATAAAAAATATGAAGTTATAAAAATAGAAAAATGGAAAAAAAATAAAAAAAAAATATTAATAAAAATATTTGATATAACAAATAGAACAAAATCACAAAAATTTGTTAAAAAAAATATATTTATAAAAAATTCTTCCTTACCTAAATTAGGTAACAATGAATATTATTGGAAAGACATAATAAAATGTAAAATATTTAATGAAGAAAACATATATTTAGGAAAAATAAACAAAATTATAGATATAAAAACATATGATATATTAGTAATAAAAACAAATAAAAAACAAATTAAAAAAAAAGAAATTTTAATACCATTTATAATTAAAAAATATATAAAAAATGTAGATTTATATAAAAAAAAAATAATAATAAAAAACTATTCACATTTTGTTTAA
- the trmD gene encoding tRNA (guanosine(37)-N1)-methyltransferase TrmD: MKKKNNTIINIITIFPKMFKSILKYGIIKKSIKSKILKIKCWNPRKFTNKKNKNIDDKPYGGGPGMIMNPYPLYKTIKHIKSLYKKKNIKTIYLSPQGKKINKKNILNILKCNKLILVCGRYEGIDERIILKEIDEEISIGDYVLSGGEIPSMVLIECIIRFIPGILKKKCIKEDSFFNGLLDYPNYTKPKKFKGMKVPKVLLSGNHKNIKLWKIKESLKTTLIKRPDLFKKKLKKNKKKILNIFKEKYKK, from the coding sequence ATGAAAAAAAAAAATAATACTATAATAAATATTATAACAATATTTCCAAAAATGTTTAAGTCTATATTAAAATATGGAATAATAAAAAAATCAATAAAATCTAAAATATTAAAAATAAAATGTTGGAATCCAAGAAAATTTACAAATAAAAAAAATAAAAATATAGATGATAAACCTTATGGTGGAGGTCCTGGAATGATAATGAATCCATATCCACTATATAAAACTATAAAACATATAAAATCATTATATAAAAAAAAAAATATAAAAACTATTTATTTGTCTCCTCAAGGAAAAAAAATAAATAAAAAAAATATATTAAATATATTAAAATGTAATAAACTAATATTAGTTTGTGGAAGATATGAAGGAATAGACGAAAGAATAATATTAAAAGAAATAGATGAAGAAATATCAATAGGAGATTATGTTTTATCTGGAGGAGAAATACCATCAATGGTATTAATAGAATGCATTATTAGATTTATACCTGGAATTTTAAAAAAAAAATGTATTAAAGAAGATTCATTTTTTAATGGATTATTAGACTATCCTAACTATACTAAACCAAAAAAATTTAAAGGCATGAAAGTTCCTAAAGTTTTATTGTCAGGAAATCATAAAAATATAAAACTATGGAAAATTAAAGAATCATTAAAAACAACTTTAATAAAAAGACCAGATTTGTTTAAAAAAAAACTTAAAAAAAATAAAAAAAAAATTTTAAATATATTTAAAGAAAAATATAAAAAATAA
- the rplS gene encoding 50S ribosomal protein L19, which produces MKKIIEKIENKNILKKIPKFRSGDTINVQSWILEGEKKRIQNFEGIVIYIRNRGFRSSFCVRKISNGEGIEKVFKKYSPIIKNIEIKKYGKVKKSKLYYIRKLHGKSYKIKERKIKKKIK; this is translated from the coding sequence GTGAAAAAAATTATAGAGAAAATAGAAAATAAAAATATACTAAAAAAAATACCAAAATTTAGATCAGGTGATACTATTAATGTACAAAGTTGGATATTAGAAGGAGAAAAAAAAAGAATACAAAATTTTGAAGGAATAGTTATTTATATAAGAAATAGAGGATTTAGATCATCATTTTGTGTTAGAAAAATATCAAATGGAGAAGGAATAGAAAAAGTTTTTAAAAAATATTCTCCTATAATAAAAAATATAGAAATAAAAAAATATGGAAAAGTAAAAAAGTCTAAATTATATTACATAAGAAAATTACATGGAAAATCTTATAAAATAAAAGAAAGAAAAATTAAAAAAAAAATTAAATAA
- the aroQ gene encoding type II 3-dehydroquinate dehydratase — translation MKKKTVLLINGPNLNLLGKRETKIYGKTTLKKLVKKLKKKANVFKINLKTFQSNSESKLIEKIQISKNLVKYIIINASAYTHTSIALRDALLSVKIPFIEVHISNIYSRENFRANSWLSDISSGIICGLGTKGYFLALDAINEKIIKNKNNC, via the coding sequence ATGAAAAAAAAAACAGTTTTATTAATAAATGGTCCTAATTTAAATTTATTGGGAAAAAGAGAAACTAAAATATATGGAAAAACTACTTTAAAAAAATTAGTAAAAAAACTAAAAAAAAAAGCAAATGTTTTTAAAATTAATTTAAAAACATTTCAATCTAATTCTGAATCTAAATTAATTGAAAAAATTCAAATATCAAAAAATTTAGTAAAATATATTATAATAAATGCATCAGCATATACACATACTAGTATAGCATTAAGAGATGCTTTATTATCGGTTAAAATTCCATTCATAGAAGTACATATATCTAATATATATTCTAGAGAAAATTTTAGAGCAAATTCATGGTTATCTGATATTTCTTCTGGAATAATATGTGGATTAGGAACAAAAGGATATTTTTTAGCATTAGATGCAATAAATGAAAAAATAATAAAAAATAAAAATAATTGTTAA
- a CDS encoding RluA family pseudouridine synthase encodes MNYKIGTKNVFLINFKKKCRIDIILQKKNPKYSRSKIKRFFINGRVFLNGIICKKPSKRINYSIVMFIEKSYKKKIFLPENIYLNFIYIDKYIAIINKKDNIVMHPGNGNKSGTILNAILHYFKESKNIPRAGIVHRLDKDTTGLLVLAKNLFSYNKLLKLIKKREIIREYEAIVLGNIFCNGYISAPIKRHKFFKTKMCVNKYGKKAVTYYKVINRFSNCTHLRIKLKTGRTHQIRVHFLHINHPIIGDKKYFDNRNIHFLKKDCFNYIKKFPRQALHSIMIKFKHPKKKKVLKFCSDLPKDIKKLIKVLKNKF; translated from the coding sequence ATGAATTATAAAATTGGTACAAAAAATGTATTTTTAATTAATTTTAAAAAAAAATGTAGAATAGACATTATTTTACAAAAAAAAAATCCTAAATATTCTAGATCTAAAATTAAACGTTTTTTTATTAATGGAAGAGTTTTTTTAAATGGAATTATTTGTAAAAAACCTAGTAAAAGAATTAATTATTCTATAGTAATGTTTATAGAAAAATCTTATAAAAAAAAAATATTTTTGCCAGAAAATATTTATTTAAATTTTATATATATAGATAAATATATAGCTATAATAAATAAAAAAGATAACATTGTAATGCATCCTGGTAATGGTAATAAATCTGGAACTATATTAAATGCTATATTACACTATTTCAAAGAATCTAAAAATATTCCTAGAGCAGGAATAGTTCACAGACTTGATAAAGATACTACAGGACTATTAGTTTTAGCAAAAAATTTGTTTTCTTATAATAAACTTTTAAAATTAATAAAAAAAAGAGAAATAATTAGAGAATATGAAGCTATTGTATTAGGAAATATATTTTGTAATGGATATATTTCAGCGCCTATAAAACGTCATAAATTTTTTAAAACTAAAATGTGTGTTAATAAATATGGAAAAAAAGCAGTTACTTATTATAAAGTTATTAATAGATTTTCTAATTGTACACATCTTAGAATAAAATTGAAAACTGGTAGAACACATCAGATAAGGGTACATTTTTTACATATTAATCATCCAATAATAGGAGATAAAAAATATTTTGACAATAGAAATATACATTTTTTAAAAAAAGATTGTTTTAATTATATAAAAAAATTTCCTAGACAAGCATTACATTCAATAATGATAAAATTTAAACATCCTAAAAAAAAAAAAGTATTAAAATTTTGTTCTGATCTTCCAAAAGATATTAAAAAATTAATAAAAGTTTTAAAAAATAAATTTTAA